The proteins below come from a single Miscanthus floridulus cultivar M001 chromosome 1, ASM1932011v1, whole genome shotgun sequence genomic window:
- the LOC136495195 gene encoding E3 ubiquitin-protein ligase Os06g0535400-like — MPIVGAVTIAAATAAVLSLASSESSASDEAHRGATVASEVAGLPLPAPSHECAVCLSELPAGAEPAAVRALPACGHAFHADCIGRWLQLRPECPLCRHPVPLAGGGQQAAAAAPAWARPATTIAFGFGDGRVVWTRSPSASARGG, encoded by the exons ATGCCAATCGTCGGCGCCGTGACCATAGCCGCTGCGACGGCGGCCGTTCTGTCACTAGCATCATCGGAGTCGTCGGCATCCGACGAGGCGCACCGCGGCGCCACGGTGGCATCGGAGGTGGCCGGTTTGCCGTTGCCGGCCCCGTCGCACGAGTGCGCGGTGTGCCTGTCCGAGCTGCCGGCCGGAGCCGAACCGGCGGCGGTACGGGCGCTGCCGGCGTGCGGCCACGCGTTCCACGCGGACTGCATCGGGAGGTGGCTGCAGCTGCGCCCCGAGTGCCCTCTCTGCCGCCACCCCGTGCCGCTCGCCGGCGGAGGACagcaggcggccgcggcggcgcctGCGTGGGCGCGGCCGGCGACGACGATAGCGTTCGGCTTCGGCGACGGGAGGGTGGTGTGGACGCGCAGCCCGTCCGCCTCCGCCAG AGGAGGTTAA